Part of the Syntrophorhabdaceae bacterium genome, GAAAGGATAGAGACCGAGATCTATTCCCCTATGCCCAAGAGGGCAAATATCCTTGCCAGGATCAGAGGCAAGAGCAGGGGGAAGCCGGTTATTATACTGAGTCACATCGATGTTGTCCCTGCCAACCGTGACGAGTGGACAGTGGACCCCTTCGGCGGTGAGTTAAGAGATGGTTTCGTCTATGGCAGGGGCGCCATTGATATGAAGGCGCAGACCATATGCCAGCTCCTTGCGTTTATAAATCTTTACAAAGAAGGGATAGAGCCTGAACAGGATGTGATCTTTCTGGCTACCTGCGATGAAGAGGTGGGTGGGCAGAATGGTGTTGAATTCATGCTTCGGAACGTTCCGGATTTGAAAGACGCCTCTTTTGTCCTGAGCGAGGGAGGATCTCTTGTTGAGGAAGATGGTTTTATACATGCCCAGGTATCTGTGTCAGAAAAGAAACTGGGTCAGTT contains:
- a CDS encoding M20/M25/M40 family metallo-hydrolase, with translation MINGESAVRLTRELIRIDTSNPPGNEESAVLFLEGILGVERIETEIYSPMPKRANILARIRGKSRGKPVIILSHIDVVPANRDEWTVDPFGGELRDGFVYGRGAIDMKAQTICQLLAFINLYKEGIEPEQDVIFLATCDEEVGGQNGVEFMLRNVPDLKDASFVLSEGGSLVEEDGFIHAQVSVSEKKLGQFRIQATGIGGHGSMPHRDNANEKIVRASQAILSHRWPMKPTSVVSTYLNTVLKGKRGRGFTFSSLRESLKNRHFRDFIESNPVYNALLRNTITLTILKGGEKV